One Calditrichia bacterium DNA window includes the following coding sequences:
- a CDS encoding cation transporter → MDDIIQQHAVYSDSDRRALKLAMSLSLLIGFLMLAIKMGAYILTGSAAILSDAAESVVHVAAVAFAFYSLWLSFKPADATHLYGHEKIGFFSAGVEGALIIIAAFYIIYVAAEKWITGLYLENLGTGTILTAAAMVINALLGGYLVWLGKKKHSLILEANGKHVLTDSWTSLGVLVGLGLTLLTGWLPWDPICAILVALNILYSGFGLIHKSIAGLMDKADPLVQESLESILSEESERYGIRYHELKHRSLGSTYWVEVHLLFPGDLSIREAHRIATEIENRIEGSLKPSAVVSTHLESIEDHSEVHENNRHNL, encoded by the coding sequence ATGGACGATATCATTCAACAACATGCGGTTTACAGCGACTCCGATCGCCGGGCGTTAAAATTGGCAATGTCGCTCTCGCTGCTGATCGGTTTCCTGATGCTGGCCATTAAAATGGGCGCATATATTTTAACCGGATCTGCAGCAATTTTGAGCGATGCGGCGGAATCGGTTGTTCACGTTGCGGCGGTAGCTTTTGCCTTTTACAGCCTTTGGCTGTCTTTCAAGCCCGCGGATGCCACCCATTTGTATGGTCACGAGAAAATCGGGTTTTTCTCTGCCGGAGTGGAAGGCGCGTTAATCATCATTGCTGCATTTTACATTATATATGTAGCTGCTGAAAAATGGATCACCGGTTTGTATCTGGAAAATCTGGGTACGGGAACCATTCTTACCGCAGCGGCGATGGTCATTAATGCCCTGCTGGGCGGATATCTGGTATGGCTCGGCAAAAAAAAGCATTCGCTGATTCTGGAAGCTAACGGCAAACATGTGCTCACCGATTCATGGACAAGTTTGGGTGTATTGGTCGGATTGGGGCTGACGCTGTTGACCGGTTGGCTGCCGTGGGACCCGATTTGCGCCATTCTGGTGGCGCTGAACATTTTGTATTCCGGATTCGGGTTGATTCACAAAAGCATTGCCGGTTTAATGGATAAAGCCGATCCCTTGGTTCAGGAATCGTTGGAAAGCATACTTTCCGAGGAATCCGAAAGATACGGTATTCGATATCATGAACTGAAACATCGCAGTTTGGGGAGCACTTATTGGGTGGAAGTGCACCTGCTGTTTCCGGGTGATTTGTCCATTCGCGAAGCGCACCGGATTGCCACGGAAATCGAAAATCGCATCGAGGGCTCGCTGAAGCCATCCGCAGTTGTATCCACCCATCTCGAGTCCATCGAGGATCACAGCGAAGTTCACGAAAACAATCGCCACAATTTGTAA
- the fliG gene encoding flagellar motor switch protein FliG, producing the protein MAKNTEENEVVSGLRKAAILLISMDEETAAHVFQNLTKQEIMRISLEIAKIDSVLSSSINQVNDEFMQMIKAREYVATGGLDFAQTVLERAFGMNEAKELVEKIRSSMQVRGFTTLQKADSSQLVNFLIKEHPQTIALILSYLKPDQTADVLAEFPEELRVDVAYRIATLGKISPQLLRQVEEVIDSLAESVISEDLSNTGGASALAQILNQANKMTEKTILAHLEEMDPEMAMEVKGQMFVFEDLVMIDDRGIQKVLKNVDKKDLALALKAAEESVKEKILKNMSERASALLREDLDVMGPVRLKEVEESQRKIIEVVKQLEEEGEIIITGRGKEDVVIA; encoded by the coding sequence ATGGCTAAGAATACTGAAGAAAATGAAGTCGTAAGTGGCCTGCGAAAAGCGGCTATATTATTGATTTCAATGGACGAAGAAACCGCTGCGCACGTTTTCCAGAATTTGACAAAACAGGAAATCATGCGGATCAGTCTGGAAATTGCCAAAATTGACTCGGTGCTTTCGTCATCCATCAATCAGGTGAATGACGAATTTATGCAGATGATTAAAGCACGGGAATATGTGGCAACCGGCGGTTTGGATTTTGCCCAAACGGTTCTGGAAAGAGCCTTCGGCATGAACGAAGCAAAGGAACTGGTAGAAAAAATTCGCAGTTCCATGCAGGTTCGCGGTTTTACAACTTTGCAGAAAGCCGATTCCAGCCAGTTGGTGAACTTTTTGATAAAAGAACACCCGCAAACGATCGCACTCATTTTGTCGTATCTCAAACCGGATCAAACGGCGGATGTGCTGGCGGAATTCCCCGAAGAATTACGGGTGGATGTCGCCTATCGCATCGCGACGCTGGGCAAAATATCGCCGCAGTTGCTGCGCCAGGTGGAAGAAGTGATTGATTCGCTTGCCGAAAGCGTTATTTCCGAAGACCTGAGCAACACCGGTGGCGCATCTGCGCTGGCGCAAATCCTTAACCAGGCCAACAAAATGACCGAAAAAACCATCCTCGCGCATCTGGAAGAAATGGACCCGGAAATGGCGATGGAGGTGAAAGGTCAAATGTTCGTCTTCGAAGATCTGGTGATGATCGACGATCGCGGTATTCAAAAAGTGCTCAAAAACGTAGACAAAAAAGACCTCGCGCTGGCGCTCAAAGCTGCGGAAGAATCTGTCAAAGAGAAAATCCTCAAAAACATGTCCGAACGCGCCTCGGCTTTGCTCCGGGAAGATTTGGATGTGATGGGACCGGTTCGCCTGAAAGAGGTGGAAGAATCCCAACGCAAGATTATCGAAGTGGTCAAGCAGCTTGAAGAAGAAGGTGAAATTATCATAACCGGACGAGGTAAAGAAGATGTCGTCATCGCATAG
- the fliF gene encoding flagellar M-ring protein FliF — protein MGESFNRIWFQVNQFFARLNNTQRIIFAGIAVVFLAATILTLVLTSSPPFEPLFSDLSPKDAGEIIDRLREQNIDYQLENGGRTVMVPSGRVYDLRVEFARDGLPESGTVGYELFDRQELGITEFQQQITYKRAIEGELVKTIRSIEGVENANVMIVIPKERLFEKDQKVPTASVQLQLRRKARPTDMTIEAIGHLVANSVEGLEPENITITDTRGRILSSNSNPDDNMAMSSDQLAFSRRVEHDLEQKALAVLEKRVGAGNATVQVNASLNWSQVEKTIHDVDPDRTVTISEETSEQTQPGDPNAGSGGSSSSNTVTNYETSKSIQRIVEGVGNIDRISVAVMVNNKPDVKTDPDGNTETSFLPRDAQEMQQLEQLVKMAVGFDNNRSDQFSIVNMQFDPSVEEDLEVMPWWGDPMDIIEKVVIGIALLMGIFLVRSILTSAKTRGDEIQSQIQQILEEEKDKDVKAMKSAEHNHALTGGEQEDDEVIMSDEFFKTAQKRNLQYEQVQHYVRQHPDVATRLIKVWLMEDEEY, from the coding sequence ATGGGAGAGTCATTCAACAGAATATGGTTTCAGGTTAACCAGTTTTTTGCTCGGTTAAACAATACACAACGTATTATTTTTGCTGGAATTGCCGTTGTTTTTCTGGCAGCGACAATTCTGACGCTGGTGCTCACCAGTTCCCCGCCTTTCGAACCGCTGTTCAGCGATTTATCCCCAAAAGATGCCGGCGAAATTATTGACCGGCTTCGTGAACAAAACATCGATTATCAATTGGAAAACGGCGGCCGCACGGTGATGGTCCCATCCGGACGGGTGTACGACCTGCGGGTGGAATTCGCCAGAGATGGCTTGCCGGAATCCGGTACTGTCGGATACGAATTGTTCGATCGTCAGGAGTTGGGCATCACAGAATTCCAGCAGCAGATCACCTATAAACGGGCTATCGAAGGCGAATTGGTGAAAACCATCCGCAGCATCGAAGGTGTGGAAAACGCAAACGTAATGATTGTGATTCCCAAAGAACGGCTGTTTGAGAAAGATCAAAAAGTGCCCACCGCATCTGTTCAGTTACAGTTGCGCCGCAAAGCCCGCCCAACAGATATGACGATCGAGGCCATCGGGCATTTGGTTGCCAACAGCGTGGAAGGTTTGGAACCGGAAAACATTACCATAACCGATACCCGCGGACGAATCCTCAGCTCCAACAGCAACCCGGATGACAACATGGCAATGAGCAGCGACCAACTGGCTTTCAGCCGCCGCGTTGAGCACGATCTGGAACAAAAAGCGTTAGCAGTGCTCGAAAAACGGGTGGGTGCCGGCAATGCAACCGTTCAGGTGAATGCCTCACTCAATTGGTCGCAGGTAGAAAAAACCATTCACGATGTGGACCCGGATCGCACCGTTACCATCAGTGAGGAAACCAGCGAGCAAACCCAACCCGGCGATCCCAACGCCGGCTCCGGCGGCAGCTCGTCATCCAATACGGTTACCAATTACGAAACCAGCAAATCCATCCAACGGATTGTTGAAGGTGTTGGCAACATCGACAGAATTTCGGTGGCGGTGATGGTCAACAATAAACCGGATGTAAAAACAGATCCCGACGGCAACACCGAAACCTCATTTTTGCCCCGTGATGCACAGGAAATGCAACAACTGGAACAATTGGTAAAAATGGCAGTGGGATTCGATAACAACCGCAGCGACCAGTTTTCGATTGTCAACATGCAGTTCGATCCGTCTGTTGAGGAAGATTTGGAAGTGATGCCGTGGTGGGGCGATCCGATGGATATTATCGAAAAAGTGGTAATCGGCATTGCACTGCTGATGGGCATTTTTCTGGTTCGATCCATACTGACTTCAGCAAAAACTCGTGGCGATGAAATTCAATCACAAATTCAACAAATATTAGAAGAAGAAAAAGACAAGGATGTCAAAGCAATGAAATCAGCAGAACACAACCACGCCCTAACCGGTGGTGAACAGGAAGATGATGAAGTTATCATGTCCGATGAATTCTTCAAAACTGCACAAAAACGTAACTTGCAGTACGAACAAGTGCAGCATTATGTTCGCCAGCACCCTGACGTTGCAACGCGTTTGATCAAGGTTTGGCTGATGGAAGATGAAGAATACTAA
- the flgC gene encoding flagellar basal body rod protein FlgC, with translation MKVQSIFTSLNISASGLSAQRSKLNAVSSNIANANTTRTESGEPYRRKIAVMEAENTPDFDGVLNNAKLELKQTNRRHFPFSQHNHQLSNNNYNSVQANIEEDQSDFLRIYDPAHPDADEEGYVLKPNINVVTEMVDMINASRAYEANLSSIEAAKDMAKRALDI, from the coding sequence ATGAAGGTTCAATCTATTTTTACGTCGTTAAATATATCGGCAAGCGGACTAAGCGCACAGCGGAGCAAGCTGAATGCGGTTTCTTCCAATATTGCCAACGCAAATACGACGCGCACCGAGTCCGGTGAACCGTATCGCCGCAAAATTGCGGTGATGGAAGCCGAAAACACGCCGGATTTTGACGGTGTGTTGAACAATGCAAAGTTGGAATTGAAACAAACCAATCGTCGGCATTTCCCGTTTTCCCAACACAACCACCAACTGAGCAACAATAATTACAATAGTGTTCAGGCGAATATCGAAGAAGATCAGAGCGATTTTCTGCGGATATACGATCCCGCCCATCCGGATGCGGATGAGGAGGGCTACGTCCTGAAACCGAATATTAATGTTGTTACGGAAATGGTGGATATGATCAACGCCTCCCGCGCATACGAGGCAAACCTGAGCAGCATCGAAGCCGCAAAGGATATGGCGAAACGGGCTTTGGATATCTGA
- the fliE gene encoding flagellar hook-basal body complex protein FliE: MINKIAANAINGMQTGLPSISGATDTDFSDTLNQAINQINELQKESVNATEMFVRGEVTDLHQVMMATEKARLGMELMLEVRNRLFEGYQEIMRMQM, encoded by the coding sequence ATGATTAATAAAATTGCAGCAAACGCGATCAACGGAATGCAAACCGGATTGCCCTCGATTTCCGGCGCAACAGACACAGATTTCAGCGATACCCTTAACCAGGCTATCAACCAGATCAACGAATTGCAAAAAGAATCCGTTAACGCTACGGAAATGTTTGTTCGCGGCGAAGTTACCGATTTGCATCAGGTAATGATGGCTACGGAAAAAGCACGGCTGGGAATGGAATTGATGCTGGAAGTCCGCAACCGCCTCTTCGAAGGATATCAGGAAATTATGCGGATGCAAATGTAG
- the fliI gene encoding flagellar protein export ATPase FliI, producing MPFQEKLTILRDAVPTLDTIRIYGKVVQVVGLIVESSGPSVAVGDICKVYPRNSRQPYIAEVVGFREDRVLTMPLGEMRGIAPGSDIVATGEPFNVLVSPAMLGRVLNGLGEPMDGRGAITSGERLSVYQNPPHPLHRRRITEPITTGIRAIDGLLTLGKGQRVGIFAGSGVGKSTLLGMIAQNTNADVNVISLVGERGREVRDFIEKELGEAGLRRSILVVATSDQPALVRVKAALVATTIAEYFREQGANVLLMMDSLTRVATALREIGLTIGEPPTTRGYTPSVFAFFPKLLERAGTSATGSITGMYTVLVEGDDMNEPISDTARGILDGHIVLSRRLASAGHYPAIDVLESISRVMNDVTTQQHQGATMKLMDTLATYKEAEDLINIGAYVKGNNPKIDYSIKKIARIQQFLRQGIKDSADLQSSIATVMDIMRD from the coding sequence ATGCCATTTCAGGAAAAATTGACCATTTTGCGCGATGCGGTTCCCACGCTTGATACCATTCGCATTTACGGCAAAGTGGTCCAGGTTGTGGGGTTGATCGTCGAGTCTTCCGGGCCATCCGTTGCGGTTGGCGATATTTGCAAGGTTTATCCGCGCAACAGCCGCCAGCCATACATCGCCGAAGTTGTCGGTTTCCGCGAAGATCGCGTGCTGACCATGCCGCTCGGCGAAATGCGCGGCATCGCGCCCGGCAGCGATATTGTGGCAACCGGCGAGCCGTTTAATGTGCTGGTTTCTCCGGCAATGCTGGGTCGAGTACTGAACGGATTGGGCGAACCGATGGACGGACGCGGAGCGATTACCTCAGGCGAACGGCTGTCGGTGTATCAAAATCCGCCGCACCCGCTGCATCGCCGCCGGATAACGGAGCCGATCACTACCGGCATCCGCGCAATCGATGGCTTATTAACGCTCGGCAAAGGACAACGTGTGGGTATTTTCGCCGGTAGCGGCGTGGGTAAAAGTACCCTTTTGGGAATGATCGCCCAAAATACCAACGCAGATGTAAATGTTATTTCACTCGTTGGCGAACGGGGTCGCGAGGTTCGCGATTTTATTGAAAAAGAATTGGGCGAAGCCGGATTGCGACGATCGATTCTGGTGGTTGCCACCTCTGACCAGCCGGCTTTGGTTCGGGTAAAAGCGGCGCTGGTCGCAACCACCATCGCGGAATATTTCCGCGAACAGGGCGCAAATGTTTTGCTGATGATGGACTCGCTGACGCGGGTTGCCACCGCGCTTCGGGAAATCGGGCTGACCATCGGCGAACCGCCGACAACCCGTGGCTACACGCCATCCGTATTTGCTTTTTTCCCGAAATTGCTGGAACGGGCGGGCACATCCGCCACCGGCAGCATCACCGGCATGTATACCGTTCTGGTTGAAGGGGACGATATGAACGAGCCGATCTCCGACACCGCACGCGGTATTCTGGATGGTCACATCGTGCTGTCGCGGCGACTGGCATCTGCCGGACATTATCCGGCAATCGACGTTTTGGAAAGCATCAGCCGGGTAATGAATGATGTAACCACCCAGCAACATCAGGGCGCTACAATGAAACTGATGGACACATTAGCCACCTACAAGGAAGCAGAAGATCTAATAAATATTGGTGCTTATGTAAAAGGCAATAATCCAAAAATTGATTATTCCATTAAAAAAATAGCGCGAATTCAACAGTTTTTGCGTCAAGGTATCAAAGATTCTGCCGATCTTCAAAGTAGTATCGCTACGGTAATGGATATAATGCGCGATTAA
- a CDS encoding metallophosphoesterase: protein MKRFFSSVIIAILLALTGASTPGFSQVNLTRGPYLQVGTPNSIVVRWRTDAETDSRVRYGTDVQNLDQVVDVSGNTDEHVVTISGLNPQTQYFYAVGSSTDGVISDPNYFFVTAPPVGTKKKTRVWILGDSGTGNQDAKNVRDAYFDFTDNVHTDLWVMVGDNAYDDGQDDEYQDNMFDIYPTMLSKSVLWPAFGNHDGKSADSENESGVFYNIFTLPRNAEAGGAASGTEAYYSFDFANIHFICLNSHDIDRSSNGEMLQWLTQDLAQNEQDWTIAYWHHPPYTKGSHDSDDEDQLIEMRENALPILEGSGVDLVISGHSHSYERSFLLDSHYGDSGSLTNDMILDGGNGKNDDDGAYEKATLGQAPHEGAVYVVAGSSGKTSSGDLDHPAMHVSLKELGSVVLDIDNAQLDLTFLDDSGNSLDYFTMVKGSGVVGISHDDGQLPQNIALHANFPNPFNPNTTIQFDLPAATNTTFDVRLEIVDVAGRLVKTLVNDKFTAGSYAINWDATNQRGASVPSGVYFYRLMANEEIQTRKMTLTR, encoded by the coding sequence ATGAAACGATTTTTTAGCAGCGTAATTATCGCCATTTTATTGGCATTAACCGGTGCATCAACGCCGGGGTTTTCGCAAGTTAATTTGACGCGCGGACCGTATTTGCAGGTCGGCACGCCAAACAGCATCGTGGTTCGCTGGCGCACCGATGCGGAAACGGACAGCCGTGTTCGCTACGGGACGGATGTCCAAAATCTGGATCAGGTGGTGGATGTTTCCGGCAACACGGACGAGCACGTGGTTACCATATCCGGACTAAATCCCCAAACCCAATATTTTTACGCCGTGGGCAGCAGCACAGATGGCGTTATCAGCGATCCAAATTATTTTTTCGTCACTGCGCCGCCGGTTGGCACAAAGAAAAAAACGCGGGTGTGGATTTTGGGTGATTCCGGCACTGGAAATCAGGATGCCAAAAATGTGCGCGATGCCTATTTCGATTTCACCGACAATGTTCACACAGATTTATGGGTGATGGTCGGCGATAACGCCTACGATGACGGGCAAGACGATGAATATCAGGACAACATGTTCGACATTTACCCAACGATGCTAAGCAAATCCGTTTTGTGGCCCGCGTTTGGCAATCACGATGGCAAAAGTGCGGATTCCGAAAACGAAAGCGGCGTGTTTTACAATATTTTCACACTGCCGCGAAACGCAGAAGCCGGTGGTGCAGCCAGCGGAACAGAGGCATATTATTCGTTCGATTTTGCCAATATTCACTTTATTTGCCTCAATTCGCACGATATCGACCGGTCCAGCAACGGGGAAATGCTGCAATGGCTGACCCAGGATTTGGCACAAAATGAACAGGACTGGACCATTGCCTATTGGCACCACCCGCCTTACACCAAAGGCAGCCACGATTCTGACGATGAAGATCAGCTGATCGAAATGCGCGAAAATGCACTGCCGATTCTCGAAGGCAGCGGTGTGGATCTGGTGATTTCCGGGCATAGCCACTCGTATGAACGCTCCTTTTTACTGGATAGCCATTACGGCGATTCCGGATCGCTCACCAACGATATGATTCTCGATGGCGGCAACGGCAAAAATGATGACGACGGCGCATACGAAAAAGCCACGCTCGGACAGGCGCCGCACGAAGGTGCAGTGTATGTGGTTGCCGGCAGTTCCGGCAAAACCAGCAGCGGCGATCTGGATCATCCGGCAATGCATGTTTCACTGAAAGAATTGGGCTCTGTCGTTTTGGATATCGACAACGCACAGCTCGATCTCACATTTCTGGATGATTCCGGTAACAGCCTGGATTATTTCACGATGGTAAAAGGTAGTGGCGTTGTGGGCATTTCTCACGACGACGGTCAACTGCCGCAGAACATCGCGCTGCATGCCAATTTTCCTAATCCGTTTAACCCGAACACCACCATTCAATTCGATTTACCGGCAGCAACAAACACTACATTTGATGTCCGGTTGGAAATTGTGGATGTTGCCGGCAGATTGGTGAAAACGTTGGTCAACGATAAATTTACAGCTGGCAGCTACGCCATCAATTGGGATGCAACCAACCAGCGCGGCGCTTCGGTGCCCTCCGGCGTATATTTTTACCGGCTGATGGCAAACGAAGAAATCCAGACCCGGAAAATGACTCTCACCCGATGA
- the flgB gene encoding flagellar basal body rod protein FlgB, which produces MIKNLVLDQTNMPSLSKALDVYSARQKAIATNIANIGTAGFRRREVSFEDKLQEQMGQHLVGRRTNDKHMPLGRLRVREIQPEMTEDMSEELHSGVNNVNIDQEIVDQAKNEIQFAYASRLVSGQFTTLRASIKGRYDR; this is translated from the coding sequence ATGATTAAAAATCTTGTTCTCGATCAAACAAATATGCCCAGTCTCAGTAAGGCACTGGATGTTTACTCGGCTCGCCAGAAAGCGATAGCGACCAATATCGCCAACATCGGCACAGCCGGATTTCGTCGCAGGGAAGTGAGCTTTGAGGACAAATTACAAGAGCAGATGGGTCAGCATCTGGTCGGACGCAGAACCAACGATAAACACATGCCCCTGGGGAGATTACGGGTCAGGGAGATTCAACCGGAGATGACGGAAGATATGTCCGAAGAATTGCACAGCGGTGTCAACAATGTTAATATCGATCAGGAAATTGTTGACCAGGCGAAAAACGAGATTCAGTTTGCATACGCCAGCCGTTTGGTAAGCGGGCAGTTTACAACGCTTCGCGCCAGCATCAAAGGACGTTACGACCGTTAA
- a CDS encoding flagellar FliJ family protein — translation MNNGFKFRLNKVLEVKDVEFKQQQKDLSSAAQDKMNAYQQLLEKQSSSEAFARELGNVRFQNAGDMHLNFGHFQNLIEEVQEQEQQLFSMEERENQEREKLLKVQRERKVLEKLREKELEKFHQDFLKQSQNDIDEMAILGNRRGLWK, via the coding sequence ATGAATAACGGTTTTAAATTTCGCTTGAATAAGGTATTGGAAGTAAAAGATGTCGAGTTTAAACAGCAGCAAAAAGATTTATCGAGCGCTGCGCAGGATAAAATGAACGCTTACCAGCAACTGCTGGAAAAGCAGAGTTCATCCGAAGCTTTTGCCAGAGAATTAGGCAATGTTCGTTTTCAAAATGCCGGAGATATGCATTTGAATTTCGGTCATTTCCAAAATTTGATCGAAGAAGTGCAGGAGCAGGAACAACAGCTATTCTCGATGGAAGAGCGGGAAAATCAGGAACGGGAAAAATTGTTGAAGGTTCAGCGGGAGCGAAAAGTATTGGAAAAACTCCGCGAAAAAGAACTCGAAAAATTTCATCAGGATTTTCTCAAACAATCCCAAAACGACATCGACGAAATGGCGATACTCGGCAACCGCCGGGGTTTGTGGAAATAA
- the trpB gene encoding tryptophan synthase subunit beta — protein MIDTKKSVNFSQFPDKSGKFAEYGGMFVPEILMPALEELIAAYATAQNDPAFGDELQHYFRDYVGRPNPLTHADRLSEQIGGAQIWLKREDLNHTGAHKINNAIGQLLLAKRMGKQRIIAETGAGQHGVATATVAAKMGLECFVYMGAEDVVRQRLNVFRMKFLGTTVVPVENGSRTLKDAINEAIRDWVTNVHDTFYCIGSVVGPHPYPMIVRDFQAVIGREARQQSQEKFGKLPEAVVACVGGGSNAMGIFYPFLNDESVKLYGVEAGGRNNLAGNHAATISYGSPGILHGMNTYLIQTDDGQIGDVHSVSAGLDYPGVGPEHAFLKDVNRVKYVAATDEQALEAMSLLAKTEGIIPALETAHAVWARVELAKTMSPDEHLVLCLSGRGDKDMEAIIQMWEK, from the coding sequence ATGATCGACACGAAGAAATCCGTGAATTTTTCCCAATTTCCCGATAAAAGCGGCAAATTTGCCGAATACGGCGGTATGTTTGTACCGGAAATTTTGATGCCCGCACTGGAGGAGCTGATTGCGGCGTATGCAACCGCGCAAAACGATCCGGCGTTTGGCGACGAGTTGCAGCACTATTTCCGCGATTATGTGGGGCGACCGAACCCGCTCACTCACGCCGACCGGCTGAGCGAGCAAATCGGCGGCGCGCAAATCTGGCTGAAACGCGAAGATTTGAATCACACCGGTGCGCACAAAATCAACAACGCCATCGGGCAGTTGCTGTTGGCGAAACGCATGGGCAAACAGCGCATCATTGCAGAAACCGGTGCGGGACAGCACGGCGTGGCAACCGCAACCGTCGCCGCAAAAATGGGGCTGGAATGTTTCGTTTACATGGGCGCGGAAGATGTGGTTCGCCAGCGGCTGAACGTGTTCCGGATGAAATTTTTGGGCACCACGGTGGTGCCGGTGGAAAACGGCAGCCGCACCCTGAAAGATGCCATCAACGAGGCAATTCGCGATTGGGTGACCAACGTGCACGATACGTTTTATTGCATCGGCTCGGTGGTTGGTCCGCATCCGTATCCCATGATTGTGCGCGATTTCCAGGCGGTGATCGGTCGCGAAGCGCGGCAGCAGTCGCAGGAAAAGTTCGGCAAATTACCGGAAGCAGTGGTCGCCTGCGTGGGCGGCGGCTCCAATGCGATGGGCATTTTCTATCCTTTTTTGAACGATGAATCCGTAAAATTATACGGCGTGGAAGCGGGCGGACGCAACAATCTCGCGGGAAATCACGCGGCGACGATTTCGTACGGTTCGCCGGGCATTTTGCACGGGATGAACACCTATCTCATCCAAACCGATGACGGGCAAATCGGCGATGTGCACTCGGTTTCCGCAGGACTGGATTATCCCGGCGTTGGCCCGGAGCACGCATTTTTGAAAGATGTGAACCGGGTGAAATATGTTGCCGCAACGGACGAGCAGGCGCTGGAAGCGATGTCGCTGCTGGCAAAAACCGAAGGCATCATTCCCGCGCTGGAAACGGCGCATGCGGTTTGGGCGCGCGTGGAATTGGCCAAAACCATGTCGCCGGATGAACATTTGGTGCTTTGCCTTTCCGGGCGCGGCGATAAAGATATGGAAGCGATTATTCAAATGTGGGAAAAATGA
- a CDS encoding phosphoribosylanthranilate isomerase has translation MNLRVKICGITRLADAELAAELGADALGFVFFEKSPRNITFADAAKIIEKLPTHIRKIGVFVNPRYAFAAEAVRIAGLDAIQLHGIYDDANFLKINDLPTVLAIAVDENGLDKRSAKLLPKADAVLLDAHHPTQHGGTGRTFNWQFAAAHSRQQPIILAGGLNPANIRSAVETVRPFAVDVSSGVEASPGVKDATKLKQFFKKIEAFRNDRHEEIREFFPISR, from the coding sequence TTGAATTTGCGCGTAAAAATTTGCGGCATCACCCGGTTGGCGGATGCCGAACTGGCAGCGGAACTCGGTGCGGATGCGCTGGGATTTGTTTTTTTTGAGAAAAGCCCCCGCAACATCACGTTTGCGGATGCCGCAAAAATTATCGAAAAATTGCCGACGCATATCCGAAAAATTGGCGTTTTTGTGAATCCCAGATACGCATTTGCGGCGGAAGCCGTGCGCATCGCGGGGCTGGACGCCATTCAACTGCACGGCATTTACGATGACGCTAATTTTCTGAAAATCAATGATTTACCGACAGTGCTGGCAATCGCCGTTGACGAAAACGGATTGGACAAACGCAGCGCCAAACTGCTGCCAAAAGCGGATGCCGTTTTGCTGGATGCGCATCACCCAACACAGCACGGCGGCACCGGACGCACCTTCAACTGGCAGTTCGCAGCAGCGCACAGCCGGCAGCAGCCGATCATTCTGGCCGGCGGATTGAATCCCGCAAACATCCGTTCGGCGGTGGAAACGGTTCGCCCGTTTGCGGTGGACGTGAGCAGCGGCGTGGAGGCATCGCCGGGTGTGAAAGATGCAACTAAACTGAAACAATTTTTTAAAAAAATCGAGGCGTTTCGCAATGATCGACACGAAGAAATCCGTGAATTTTTCCCAATTTCCCGATAA